One Oscillatoria sp. FACHB-1406 DNA window includes the following coding sequences:
- a CDS encoding addiction module protein — protein sequence MRSIEQLTEELLALPSVSRALLADKLVESLEFETDPTVQATWVTEAKKRRDRIRNGSVQPIPGEEGLARVRRLLEQ from the coding sequence ATGCGGTCAATTGAGCAGTTAACAGAAGAACTCTTAGCTCTCCCTAGTGTTTCTAGGGCGCTTCTAGCAGACAAGCTAGTCGAAAGCCTAGAGTTTGAGACCGATCCAACCGTTCAGGCAACTTGGGTTACTGAAGCCAAGAAACGACGAGATCGGATTCGTAACGGTTCTGTGCAGCCCATTCCAGGAGAAGAAGGTTTAGCTCGAGTTAGGCGGTTGCTCGAGCAATGA